CCTGGATTCAGACGAGGGCTGTTGTTAATATTGAACAAGTTACAGAAATTCAGGAGCAGGAGGATAATATTGACTTAGGAGAAGCCGAAGCCATTATTTTATCCCTAGAATTGAAAGCTGATTTACTGTTAATAGATGAACGGAGAGGACGAGCAGTTGCGACCCGATATAGATTAAATGTCACGGGTCTATTGGGAGTCTTATTACAAGCCAAAAAACAGGGTCTAATTCCAGCTATTAAACCCTTAATTGATCAATTAATAGCTCAGGCTAACTTTCGGGTTAGTCCTCAGTTGTATGCAATTGTCTTACAAACTGCTGACGAAACGGTTGTTTGAAATTTCCTCAAGAGCTTACTACGAAATTACTTCGGTTTTTTCAAGATTAACATATCTTGGTAGCTAGTGCCGGGAGTTCGTCCACACCATAATCCATAATATTTAGCTGAAACTGTAAAATCGAGGGCTTCCACCCACTGCATTACTGAAGTTTCTCGATGACCCATTGAAGCTTCAGGAATTTCTAAATCTGAACAGAATGAATCTTCGATTTCATGGATTAAATTTTGAGAACTTTTTCCCGATTTAATCAGTGCTTCTGATTCTTCATTTAATAAAAATAACGTACATAAACA
This genomic window from Planktothrix serta PCC 8927 contains:
- a CDS encoding DUF3368 domain-containing protein, whose translation is MIIISDTSPITNLAAIGQLDLLRQLYSSITIPKAVYNEMVGVSKVVSGAVEVQTLSWIQTRAVVNIEQVTEIQEQEDNIDLGEAEAIILSLELKADLLLIDERRGRAVATRYRLNVTGLLGVLLQAKKQGLIPAIKPLIDQLIAQANFRVSPQLYAIVLQTADETVV